In the genome of Neofelis nebulosa isolate mNeoNeb1 chromosome 8, mNeoNeb1.pri, whole genome shotgun sequence, one region contains:
- the MGST1 gene encoding microsomal glutathione S-transferase 1 isoform X2, translated as MVDLTELMENEVFMAFASYTTIILSKMMFMSTATAFFRLTRKVFANPEDCVGFGKGENAKKYLRTDDKVERVRRIYHHKLPSSNCFCFSHKFWCFLFYLHLSQDIFFISLDFFFNPLVV; from the exons ATGGTTGACCTCACTGAACTTATGGAAAATGAAGTATTCATGGCCTTTGCTTCCTATACAACgattattctttcaaaaatgatGTTTATGAGTACTGCAACTGCATTCTTTAGATTGACAAGAAAG GTTTTTGCCAACCCAGAAGACTGTGTAGGCTTTGGCAAAGGAGAAAATGCCAAGAAATATCTTCGGACAGATGACAAAGTGGAACGTGTACGAAG GATTTATCATCACAAACTTCCCTCTTCAAACTGCTTTTGCttttcccataagttttggtgttttctgttttatcttcatttgtctcaagatattttttttatttctcttgatttcttctttaaccctttggttgtttag